The Ralstonia sp. RRA DNA segment GCAGCGAGTTTGCCTCCCTTCCCTCCCCGCGACAAAAATCCAAGGAGGGGGTCGCCATCTCGGGCGCGCCTTTCTTTGCCTACTTTCTTTGGCAAGACAAAGAAAGTAGGTCAGCCCCGGCAGGGGATGAAACAAGAGATGCACCACCAAAAAAAAAAACAGGGAACGCACCACAAAGGCCCATTCCCTGCTGCACCAAAAAACTCACACCAAACCAATCAAACGATGCCGGTCGCGTAAAACACAGCAATCACAAAGAACACAGCCAGCGTCTTGATGATGGTGACGCAAAACACATCGCGATACGCCTCGCGGTGCGTAAGCCCGGTCACGGCCAGCAGCGTGATCACGGCGCCGTTATGCGGCAGCGTATCCATGCCACCCGAGGCCATCGACGCCACGCGGTGCAGCACCTCCATCGGGATACCGGTCGCCTGCGCAGCCTGCACAAACTGATCCGCCATCGCAGCCAGCGCAATGCTCATACCGCCCGAAGCCGAACCAGTGATACCGGCCAGCGTGCTCACCGTCACGGCTTCATTGACGAGCGGATTCGGAATCGCACGCAGGCCGTCGGCCAGCACCAGGAAGCCCGGCAGCGCAGCGATCACGCCACCGAAACCGTATTCCGAAGCCGTATTCATCGCGGCCAGCAGCGCGCCGGACACGGCTGCCTTGCTACCCTCGGCAAAGCGACCCTTCACGGCGCGGAAGCCGAACACCAGCACCACGATGATGCCGATCAGCAGCGCCGCTTCCACGGCCCAGATCGCGGTCAGCTTGTCAGCTTCAACGGTCAGCGGCTTGGGCAGACCCGGCAGCGCAACCGTGACGACCTTGCCGTACCACGTCGGAATCCAGCGCGTGAACAGCAGGTTCATCACGCCCACCAACACCAGCGGCGACAGTGCGATCAGCGGGTTTGCCAGCGTGCCGGTCTCGGCCGTTTCCGGCTCGTTCACCAGCTTGGTGAGGCCGTGGTCATAGCCGTGGCCATTGCGCAGCGCCACGCGGCGGCGCCATTCCAGATACGACATGCCCACCACGATGATGAACAGCGCACCGATCGTACCGAGCCACGGCGCGGCCCACGAGGTGGTGTGGAAGAACGTGGTCGGGATGATGTTCTGGATCTGCGGCGTACCCGGCAATGAATCCATCGTGAAGGAGAACGCGCCCAGCGCGATCGTGCCCGGGATCAGGCGCTTGGGAATGTTGCCCTGGCGGAACATCTCCGCCGCAAACGGGTACACCGCAAACACCACCACGAACAGCGACACGCCGCCGTACGTCAGCAGCGCGCACACCAGCACGATGGAGAGCATCGCGCGCTTGGCACCCACCACGCGGATGACCGAGGCGACAATCGAGCGCGAAAAGCCCGACAGCTCGATCACCTTGCCGAACACGGCACCGAGCAGGAACACCGGGAAGTACAGTTTGACGAAGCCGACCATCTTCTCCATGAAGATGCCGGAGAACACCGGCGCCACGGCCGATGGATCCGTCAGGAGCACCGCGCCCAGGGCGGCCAGCGGTGCAAACAGGATGACGCTGTAACCGCGGTAGGCGGCAAACATCAGAAATGCCAGCGCAGCCAGCACGATGATGACGGACATCGACAATCTCCTCACTTTCTTCTTTTAAGAGCGATGGATTGTATGTCGCGATGCAGCAGATGCCGTTACGCAATCACGCGTATTGAACTGGCGGCAGAACTGACGTTCAGCCGCGCCAGACGTGTGCTTTCGTCATGTTGAGATGACAGATCAATGACGGTGGCCCCAGCCACCGCGGCCGCCCCAGCCCCGGCCTCCCCAGCCGCGATGGCAGCCCCAGCACCCACCGCCGCCAATCCACACGCTGCCGAAAACCGGCGCAGGATAGTAAGCCGGGCCATAGTAGTAATAAGGGTCGTACGGGTAGGCCGGATACGCTGCCACCGGCGCGGGCGCAACCGCGACGGGAGCGATCGGGTTGCCATAGGCGTCGTAGTACGGCGCAACCACGCAGCCGCTCAACAAGGCGGTTGCGCACACGGCCAGCGCACCCGGCAGGAGGGCACCCAGGCGGGCGCGTTGCGATGTCGGGTCCATGATGTGCTCCGTCAGATGCATGTGCATATGCGTTGGACAGCGTTTGGCCAGTTCGATTCCAAGGACTTTGGATACCGGCACGACGAATCGTTGCCGAATCACTTAACATGGCCGCTTCGCTGCTGCGCGGGGGAGCTCGGGGGAGAAAACGCGGCAGACGATATCCACACATATTGGAGGACACATCCATGCAAGCCACCGAAGCCACGACGGCGCCCGCCCAGGGCAATCGTGCACCGGCCCCGGCCATCTCCGCAGCCACCCGACGCAAGGCCATCATCGCCGCCACCATCGGCAACGGCCTCGAGTGGTTCGACTTCACGGTCTACAGCTTCTTTGCAGTCATCATCGCCCGGCTGTTCTTTCCCACCGGCAACGACTTCACCTCGTTCATGCTGACGGTCGCCACGTTTGGCGTGGGCTTCTTCATGCGGCCGGTCGGCGCCGTGGTGCTCGGCGTCTATGCCGACCGCGTGGGCCGCAAGGCAGCGCTCACGCTCACCATCATGCTGATGGCACTGGGCACGGCCATCATCGGGCTCGCACCCACGTATTCGCAAATCGGCATCGGCGCACCGATCCTGATCGTGATCGCGCGGCTCATCCAGGGCTTTTCGGCCGGCGGTGAAGTCGGCGGTGCCACGGCCTTCCTGATCGAGTATTCGCCTGACGAGCGCCGCGGCTACTTCGCCAGCTGGCAGCAGGCGAGCCAGGGCATCTCGTTCATCCTTGGCGCGGCCATGGGTGCGATCGTCACCAACGGCCTGTCGCCCGAGCAGATCGACGCCTGGGGCTGGCGCATTCCGTTCCTGTTCGGCCTGCTGATCGGCCCGGTCGGCATGTACATCCGTTCGCACCTGCATGAGCCGCCTGCATTTGAAAAACAGAAGGCCAAGGCCGAGAAGGAATCGCGCCTCGCGCCGCTGTCGCAGGTGCTGCGCGATCATCCGCGCGAAGTGCTCGGCGGCCTGGGCGTGACCATCCTGTGGACGGTCTGCACGTACACGCTGGTGTTCTACATGCCGACGTACGCCAAGCAGCAGCTCGGCCTGCCGCTGGGCGCGACGTTCCAGTCGACAGCGCTGTGCGGCGCGATCATCTTCGTGCTGTGCCCGATCATGGGCACGCTGTCGGATCGCATCGGCCGCAAGCGCATGCTGGGGACGGTGGCGCTCATCATCGCCGCAGCAGCGTATCCGCTCTTCCACTGGCTGAACGTCAACCCGACCGTGCAGACGCTGCTGCAGGTGCAGGTGATCCTGGGTGTGCTGCTGGCGGCGTTCACCGGCCCGGCGCCGGCCGTGCTGGCCGAGCAGTTCCCGACAGCGGTGCGCTCCACCGGCCTGTCCATTTCTTACAACCTGGCGGTGACGATCTTCGGCGGCTTTGCTCCGCTGATCGTGACGTGGCTGATCGCCAGCACAGGCAGCAAGCTGGCGCCGTCGTATTACGTAATGGTCGCGGCCATCATCAGCGTGTTCGCGCTGTCGCTGATGCACGATCGCACAGGCAAGCCGATCGAGAAGTAACCGCTTGAAATCAATCAGGCGAGAACGGCCGGTGGCTCAACCCACCGGCCGTTCGTCTTTTGCGGCCAGCAGCGCGGCGTTCTCCAGCACACGCACACCGGGCGCATCCACACGTGCTGCGCTCACCAACGCTGCCGCCACCGATTCCGCCGGCACGGGCCGCCACGCGGTCGGCACCATCCATCCGATTGCGTGCGACAGATTTTGTGCAATGCATTCGCCGAAGCGGAATTCGCTGCGTTTGCCGAGCAGCAGCGACGGCCGCACGATCGTGACCGATGGAAAGCCGATCGACAGGATCTCTGCTTCCACCTCACCCTTGCAGCGATTGTAAAAAACACCCGAGCGCGCATCGGCGCCCAGCGCGCTTACCAGCAGGAAATGATGTGCCCCGGCCGCGAACGCGCGCCGCGCCAGTTCCGCCGGATAGTCGACATCAACACGCCGGAATGCTGCCTGCGATCCGGCCTGGCGAATGGTCGTGCCCAGCGCGCAAATAACGATATCTGCAGCCAGGGCGGTGTCCGCCTCGGGGGCGTCCAGCCGATCGAAATCGACCACGCGCTCGCGCAGTCTGCCGGGCATGGCCTGCCCTGCTGTCAAGGCCCCCTGCCGGCGGACCAGCGCTGTCACGCTGCCGGCCCAGGTCTGGGCGACCAGGCGGCGCACCACCGCGCTGCCCACCAATCCATTGGCGCCGGCCACCAGCACGGCCGGTCCGCGTGGCTGTTCGGCGGCATCGCCATCGCCCGCGAAGCCTTGTGCGACAGGCGTTTGCGAACTCGACATGATGTTCTCCATGAGGTTGGCATTGGCTGCAAACACACAGTGTACGGCGGCTTTCGCACCGGTTTCCGACGGCGGGCCTGCGCGCTTTCGGTGCATTTCGGGTGCGGACAACGCTGAAGGAAATGCAAACAAACCCTGTCGATATCAGGTGTTTCCCGTATGCCCGCCCCGCAAACGTAGACAGGACAAGTGTCGGTTGCGAGCAACGGCCCGCAAAGCCTTGCAGGGAGGGGATGTGCAACCCTTCGCAACGGTGATATAAAACGGGTCGCAGTACAACGCTGTCCAACAAACCTGATGTGGGGAACTGACATGACGACCAAATCCGAACTCGTAGCCGCCATTGCAAAAGACGCAGAACTGAGCAACGCCGCCGCCGAGCGCGCGCTGAACTCCGCGCTGGAAAACATCAAGAAGACCGTCGCCAAGGGCGGCACCATCACGCTGGTTGGCTTCGGTTCGTTCTCGTCGGGCAAGCGTGCTGCACGCACCGGCCGCAACCCGCGCACCGGCGAAGCCATCAAGATCCCGGCAACCAAGACCGTGAAGTTCACGGCTGGCAAGGGCTTCAAGGACGCCGTGAACAAGAAGAAGTAAGAGTCTTCTGCCGAGCTCTACGGAGCCGGGAGACTTGCAAGGGACCCTTTAAGGGTCCCTTTTCTTTTGACTGCTTTTTGCCTGAGCGCAAAGATCAGGCGATCGGCCAGAGCGCCACCAGATAGCCGACCGACCCGACGCGCGCAACCAGCGTGTCGTTGCCCGACGGCACGTCCAGCCACACCGCTGCGCCCCGCGGCACATCCACACCGTCAAGCGACAGCGCGCCGTGCACGCAATAGATCAGCCACTGCATGCGCGCGTGCCTGATCGGCAGCGAC contains these protein-coding regions:
- a CDS encoding oxidoreductase, with the protein product MSSSQTPVAQGFAGDGDAAEQPRGPAVLVAGANGLVGSAVVRRLVAQTWAGSVTALVRRQGALTAGQAMPGRLRERVVDFDRLDAPEADTALAADIVICALGTTIRQAGSQAAFRRVDVDYPAELARRAFAAGAHHFLLVSALGADARSGVFYNRCKGEVEAEILSIGFPSVTIVRPSLLLGKRSEFRFGECIAQNLSHAIGWMVPTAWRPVPAESVAAALVSAARVDAPGVRVLENAALLAAKDERPVG
- a CDS encoding MFS transporter; the protein is MQATEATTAPAQGNRAPAPAISAATRRKAIIAATIGNGLEWFDFTVYSFFAVIIARLFFPTGNDFTSFMLTVATFGVGFFMRPVGAVVLGVYADRVGRKAALTLTIMLMALGTAIIGLAPTYSQIGIGAPILIVIARLIQGFSAGGEVGGATAFLIEYSPDERRGYFASWQQASQGISFILGAAMGAIVTNGLSPEQIDAWGWRIPFLFGLLIGPVGMYIRSHLHEPPAFEKQKAKAEKESRLAPLSQVLRDHPREVLGGLGVTILWTVCTYTLVFYMPTYAKQQLGLPLGATFQSTALCGAIIFVLCPIMGTLSDRIGRKRMLGTVALIIAAAAYPLFHWLNVNPTVQTLLQVQVILGVLLAAFTGPAPAVLAEQFPTAVRSTGLSISYNLAVTIFGGFAPLIVTWLIASTGSKLAPSYYVMVAAIISVFALSLMHDRTGKPIEK
- a CDS encoding GntP family permease; translation: MSVIIVLAALAFLMFAAYRGYSVILFAPLAALGAVLLTDPSAVAPVFSGIFMEKMVGFVKLYFPVFLLGAVFGKVIELSGFSRSIVASVIRVVGAKRAMLSIVLVCALLTYGGVSLFVVVFAVYPFAAEMFRQGNIPKRLIPGTIALGAFSFTMDSLPGTPQIQNIIPTTFFHTTSWAAPWLGTIGALFIIVVGMSYLEWRRRVALRNGHGYDHGLTKLVNEPETAETGTLANPLIALSPLVLVGVMNLLFTRWIPTWYGKVVTVALPGLPKPLTVEADKLTAIWAVEAALLIGIIVVLVFGFRAVKGRFAEGSKAAVSGALLAAMNTASEYGFGGVIAALPGFLVLADGLRAIPNPLVNEAVTVSTLAGITGSASGGMSIALAAMADQFVQAAQATGIPMEVLHRVASMASGGMDTLPHNGAVITLLAVTGLTHREAYRDVFCVTIIKTLAVFFVIAVFYATGIV
- a CDS encoding HU family DNA-binding protein, encoding MTTKSELVAAIAKDAELSNAAAERALNSALENIKKTVAKGGTITLVGFGSFSSGKRAARTGRNPRTGEAIKIPATKTVKFTAGKGFKDAVNKKK